The Mytilus edulis chromosome 12, xbMytEdul2.2, whole genome shotgun sequence genome contains a region encoding:
- the LOC139498379 gene encoding E3 ubiquitin-protein ligase TRIM71-like gives MAQAASKTCEVCLSAPGSQYCIDCEEYYCENCKLLHNRQKLSRSHQFQKASDLIPEGKSKCSEHKEELTLICNTCNAQICTRCVTGKHNGHTFSQIVDVIVQLRGDNETKLRGKTNEANSNIKKIEEGLNAFDNSVESVIKAINDEGNMIKRMVDKSVAQMIALVKEQSKKEKDKLMNMLSDAKSVLVDGQTLERKRNELDKTRQDGSLVQKINNLKDEIDKLHISSLPEFPKISFSRKSVAEGDIRQLIGTYNISNCAPVLEKTEQIHGRLYRCSRCGREKIDSLELK, from the exons ATGGCTCAAGCTGCGTCTAAAACATGCGAAGTTTGCTTGAGTGCTCCTGGATCACAATACTGCATAGACTGTGAGGAATACTactgcgaaaattgtaagttgcTACATAATAGACAAAAGTTATCGAGAAGCCATCAGTTTCAAAAAGCGTCCGACCTGATCCCGGAAGGTAAATCGAAATGTAGTGAACACAAAGAAGAACTTACCTTAATTTGTAACACATGCAATGCACAGATATGCACACGTTGTGTGACAGGAAAACACAATGGGCATACATTTTCCCAGATTGTTGATGTTATCGTTCAACTACGTGGTGATAATGAAACGAAACTTCGTGGCAAGACAAACGAAGCCAATAGTAACATAAAGAAGATTGAGGAAGGCTTGAATGCGTTTGATAATTCCGTTGAGTCTGTTATAAAAGCCATCAACGATGAAGGCAACATGATTAAACGCATGGTTGATAAATCTGTAGCTCAGATGATTGCATTGGTGAAAGAACAATCCAAAAAGGAGAAAGACAAACTGATGAATATGTTGTCTGATGCTAAATCCGTGCTTGTTGATGGACAGACCTTAGAAAGAAAGAGAAATGAACTAGATAAGACCCGACAGGATGGAAGTTTGGTACAAAAGAtcaataatctgaaagatgaaattGACAAACTACATATAAGTTCTCTTCCAGAGTTCCCCAAAATATCCTTTAGTCGTAAATCTGTAGCTGAAGGTGATATCAGACAACTGATAGGGACATATAATATtag CAATTGTGCACCAGTCCTTGAAAAAACGGAGCAAATCCATGGGCGCTTATACAGATGTTCTCGTTGTGG gCGTGAGAAAATCGATTCACTCGAACTGAAGTAA